In Leptodesmis sichuanensis A121, the following are encoded in one genomic region:
- the psaB gene encoding photosystem I core protein PsaB produces MATKFPKFSQDLAQDPTTRRIWYGIATAHDFESHDGMTEENLYQKIFASHFGHIAIIFLWTSGLLFHVAWQGNFEAWTKDPLNTRPIAHAIWDPQFGKAAVEAFTQAGASYPVDISYSGVYHWWYTQGMRTAGDLYSGAIFLLILSALFLFAGWLHLQPKFRPSLAWFKNAESRLNHHLAGLFGVSSLAWAGHLIHVAIPESRGQHVGWDNFLTTPPHPAGLAPFFTGNWGVYAQNPDTAQHVFGTSQGAGTAILTFLGGFHPQTQSLWLTDMAHHHLAIAVLFIVAGHMYRTNFGIGHSIKEMMDAKTFFGKPVEGPFNMPHQGIYETYNNSLHFQLGWHLACLGVITSLVAQHMYSLPPYAFMAQDYTTQAALYTHHQYIAGFLMVGAFAHGAIFWVRDYDPEQNKGNVLARMLEHKEALISHLSWVSLFLGFHTLGLYVHNDVVVAFGTPEKQILVEPVFAQFIQAAHGKLLYGMDTLLSNPDSIATTAWPNYGNVWLPGWLDAINSGTNSLFLTIGPGDFLVHHAIALGLHVTTLILVKGALDARGSKLMPDKKDFGYAFPCDGPGRGGTCDISAWDAAYLSIFWMLNTIAWVTFYWHWKHLALWSGNVAQFNESSTYLMGWFRDYLWLYSGPLINGYNPYGVNNLSIWAWIFLFAHFVWALSFMFLISWRGYWQELIETLVWAHERTPLANLVRWKDKPVALSIVQARLVGVAHFAVGFIFTYAAFVIASTAAKFG; encoded by the coding sequence ATGGCAACTAAATTCCCAAAATTTAGCCAGGACCTCGCACAAGATCCAACAACTCGTCGGATCTGGTACGGGATTGCCACAGCCCACGATTTTGAAAGCCATGACGGCATGACGGAAGAGAATCTTTATCAAAAGATTTTTGCTTCCCACTTTGGTCACATTGCCATCATCTTTCTGTGGACTTCTGGCCTTCTGTTCCACGTAGCGTGGCAGGGCAACTTTGAAGCGTGGACGAAAGATCCACTCAATACCCGTCCCATCGCCCACGCGATTTGGGATCCTCAATTCGGTAAAGCGGCGGTAGAAGCGTTCACCCAGGCGGGTGCTTCTTACCCTGTGGATATCTCCTACTCCGGTGTTTACCACTGGTGGTACACCCAGGGAATGCGGACTGCTGGTGATCTCTACAGTGGAGCCATCTTCCTGTTGATCCTGTCTGCTCTCTTCCTGTTTGCTGGTTGGTTACACTTGCAACCCAAGTTCCGTCCCAGCCTTGCCTGGTTCAAGAATGCTGAGTCTCGTCTCAATCACCACCTGGCTGGTCTGTTTGGGGTTAGCTCTCTGGCTTGGGCTGGACACCTGATCCATGTGGCAATTCCTGAGTCTCGGGGTCAGCATGTCGGCTGGGATAATTTCCTGACCACGCCTCCTCACCCTGCTGGTTTAGCTCCCTTCTTTACGGGTAACTGGGGGGTCTATGCCCAAAATCCCGACACGGCTCAGCATGTGTTTGGGACTTCTCAAGGCGCTGGTACTGCAATCCTGACGTTCCTTGGTGGCTTCCATCCGCAAACCCAGTCTCTCTGGTTGACGGATATGGCCCACCACCACCTGGCGATCGCCGTCCTGTTCATTGTGGCTGGTCATATGTACCGCACGAACTTCGGGATCGGTCACAGCATCAAGGAAATGATGGATGCCAAGACCTTCTTTGGGAAGCCTGTTGAAGGGCCATTCAATATGCCCCACCAAGGCATTTACGAAACCTACAACAACTCCCTTCACTTCCAGCTTGGCTGGCACCTGGCTTGCCTGGGTGTGATCACCTCGCTGGTCGCTCAACACATGTACTCGCTGCCTCCTTACGCTTTCATGGCGCAGGACTATACAACTCAGGCGGCGTTGTACACCCATCACCAGTACATTGCTGGATTCTTGATGGTTGGTGCCTTTGCTCACGGCGCTATTTTCTGGGTTCGTGACTACGATCCAGAGCAAAACAAGGGCAATGTGCTGGCCCGGATGCTGGAGCACAAGGAAGCACTGATCTCTCACTTGAGCTGGGTTTCCTTATTCCTCGGCTTCCATACTCTGGGTCTGTATGTTCACAACGATGTTGTGGTTGCCTTCGGTACTCCTGAAAAGCAAATCCTGGTTGAGCCAGTCTTTGCTCAGTTCATCCAGGCTGCTCATGGAAAGCTGCTCTATGGCATGGACACCCTGTTGTCTAACCCTGACAGCATTGCTACCACCGCTTGGCCTAACTATGGCAACGTCTGGCTACCCGGTTGGTTGGATGCCATCAACAGCGGTACCAACTCTCTGTTCTTGACCATTGGCCCTGGCGACTTCCTGGTTCACCACGCGATCGCGCTCGGCCTCCACGTCACCACCTTGATTCTCGTCAAAGGTGCTCTGGATGCTCGTGGTTCCAAGCTGATGCCCGATAAGAAGGACTTTGGCTATGCCTTCCCTTGCGATGGCCCCGGTCGTGGCGGTACTTGCGACATCTCCGCTTGGGATGCTGCTTACCTGTCTATCTTCTGGATGCTGAATACGATTGCCTGGGTTACCTTCTACTGGCACTGGAAGCACCTGGCTCTTTGGTCTGGTAATGTCGCTCAGTTCAACGAAAGTTCGACCTACCTGATGGGCTGGTTCCGTGATTATCTGTGGCTGTACTCCGGTCCATTAATCAACGGCTACAACCCCTATGGTGTGAACAACTTGTCAATCTGGGCATGGATCTTCCTGTTCGCTCACTTCGTCTGGGCACTGAGCTTCATGTTCCTGATCTCCTGGAGAGGATACTGGCAAGAACTGATCGAAACCCTGGTTTGGGCGCACGAACGTACTCCTCTGGCTAACCTGGTTCGCTGGAAGGACAAGCCCGTTGCTCTCTCCATCGTTCAGGCGCGCTTGGTCGGTGTGGCTCACTTCGCAGTTGGCTTCATCTTTACCTACGCCGCCTTTGTGATTGCCTCAACAGCCGCGAAATTTGGCTAG
- a CDS encoding glycoside hydrolase family 10 protein, whose product MSSFFSSILGSLLTITAASPVWLLQSVPSYAAQSDFTSYCQQFPEAIAQKEKMRQEALKGNQEAQKKYNTMIAQHGERLQRCRRTTWPQNQAIWIRLYPCDTRPGVLESVLDRIVDRGYNQVYVETFYNSRVMLPANQNPTPWLSMLAGSGADNVDLLALAIRKGRERGLKVYSWLFGMNFGANYARRYDRQQTLARNGWGQTSLTANIVAGLSTDWGLRNPDEAFVDPYSPQVRQDYSDLIGAVLQRKPDGVLFDYIRYPRGNGAASVATRVQDLWIYGDASQQTLFQRARSINAVELLRRFLQQGSLKADDLQQTNSLKAQMPQWQGVDTSSLPATLPAAKQATLLQSELWRLAVAHAAQGVIDFVNHAVNTARSQSPSIGLVFFPEGNAVVGQGYDSRLQLWDRFPTSAEWHPMAYGVCGNTSCIMQQIQKVLSKAPPGTEVKPVLAGIWQQSIGNRPPLEAQMSVLRDLAPNITSVSHFAYSWQEPGSDRDRKACTVR is encoded by the coding sequence TTGTCCAGTTTTTTTTCCTCCATCCTGGGCAGCTTATTGACCATTACCGCGGCCAGTCCGGTTTGGCTACTTCAATCTGTACCGAGTTACGCGGCTCAGTCTGATTTCACCTCTTACTGTCAGCAGTTTCCTGAAGCGATCGCCCAGAAAGAAAAAATGCGGCAAGAGGCCCTGAAAGGGAACCAGGAGGCTCAAAAGAAATACAACACCATGATTGCCCAGCATGGAGAACGCCTGCAACGCTGCCGCCGCACCACCTGGCCTCAAAATCAAGCCATCTGGATTCGCCTCTACCCCTGCGATACCCGACCGGGTGTTTTAGAAAGTGTGCTCGATCGCATTGTTGACCGGGGCTATAACCAGGTTTACGTGGAAACGTTTTACAACAGTCGGGTGATGCTCCCAGCCAATCAAAATCCAACTCCCTGGTTGTCTATGTTGGCAGGCTCCGGTGCGGATAACGTTGACCTGCTAGCGCTTGCCATTCGGAAAGGTCGTGAGCGGGGCTTAAAAGTCTATTCCTGGCTATTTGGCATGAATTTTGGTGCCAACTATGCGCGACGGTACGATCGCCAGCAAACTCTGGCCCGCAATGGTTGGGGACAAACGAGTCTGACGGCTAACATCGTCGCTGGCCTCAGTACAGACTGGGGTTTGAGAAATCCAGATGAGGCGTTTGTGGATCCCTACAGTCCCCAGGTACGCCAGGACTACAGTGATCTGATTGGGGCGGTATTACAACGGAAACCGGATGGCGTATTGTTCGACTACATTCGCTACCCACGGGGTAATGGAGCCGCCTCAGTGGCCACTAGAGTACAGGACTTATGGATTTATGGAGATGCCTCACAGCAGACGTTGTTTCAACGGGCACGTTCCATCAATGCGGTAGAACTATTGCGCCGCTTTCTCCAGCAAGGTTCTTTAAAGGCGGACGATCTGCAGCAAACAAATAGCCTTAAGGCCCAAATGCCCCAATGGCAGGGAGTCGATACCTCTAGCCTACCTGCTACACTGCCAGCAGCTAAACAGGCGACGCTTTTGCAATCAGAATTATGGCGACTGGCCGTTGCTCATGCCGCTCAAGGAGTGATCGATTTTGTCAACCATGCTGTGAATACAGCGCGGAGTCAGAGTCCATCCATCGGGCTAGTCTTTTTCCCAGAGGGTAACGCCGTGGTGGGCCAGGGCTATGATTCGCGGTTGCAATTGTGGGATCGGTTTCCCACTTCTGCGGAATGGCATCCAATGGCTTATGGCGTGTGTGGGAATACCAGTTGCATCATGCAGCAAATTCAGAAGGTACTCAGCAAGGCTCCTCCTGGAACAGAGGTGAAACCTGTACTGGCGGGTATCTGGCAACAATCGATCGGCAATCGTCCCCCCCTGGAAGCCCAAATGAGTGTGTTGCGGGATCTGGCTCCCAATATTACGTCTGTGAGTCATTTTGCCTATTCCTGGCAGGAGCCGGGTTCCGATCGCGATCGCAAAGCCTGCACAGTTCGCTGA
- a CDS encoding RNA polymerase sigma factor, RpoD/SigA family yields the protein MELEPLSDAELIESLEQLAEGDLADTALGSAVLGFTDALELGGEPSDDELVAVKVEGDSLSDERPSGYSKTLADDSVGAFFKEMARYPLLRPDEELELARRIRYLYEIEELRSQLAQDLGHLPSKAELAAATGMTERQLEHQLHRSRVAKRKMIRSNLRLVVSIAKRYLNRGVPFLDLIQEGALGLNRAAEKFDPDKGYKFSTYAYWWIRQGITRTISNDSRTIRLPVHIVEKLNKLKSAQRELKRTLHRNPTELELAEALETTPEQLRTLQQLHRRSLSLNYRIGKDEDTELVDLLEDAETRSPEAQMSETMLRQEIWDVLGDVLTEREKDIISLRYGLSSNKPCTLEEVGGLFNLSRERVRQIQSKAMRKLRRPQIAERLRGWLG from the coding sequence GTGGAGTTGGAACCCCTATCAGATGCTGAATTGATCGAATCACTGGAGCAACTCGCAGAAGGGGACTTGGCAGATACCGCTCTTGGCTCAGCGGTTCTGGGTTTTACGGATGCTCTAGAACTTGGAGGAGAGCCTTCGGATGATGAACTGGTAGCGGTCAAGGTAGAAGGAGACTCTCTCTCGGATGAACGGCCCTCCGGGTATAGCAAAACTCTGGCGGACGATTCCGTGGGTGCCTTCTTTAAAGAAATGGCTCGTTACCCACTGCTGAGGCCAGATGAGGAATTAGAACTGGCACGGCGCATCCGCTACCTCTATGAGATAGAGGAATTACGATCGCAGCTCGCTCAAGACTTGGGACATCTACCTAGCAAAGCCGAGTTGGCTGCTGCCACTGGTATGACCGAGCGGCAGTTAGAACATCAACTGCACCGGAGTCGGGTAGCCAAGCGCAAAATGATTCGCTCAAATCTGCGGTTGGTAGTCTCCATTGCGAAACGGTACTTAAACCGGGGGGTGCCGTTCCTGGACTTGATTCAAGAAGGAGCACTAGGTTTAAACCGGGCCGCAGAGAAATTTGATCCAGACAAAGGCTATAAGTTTTCGACCTATGCCTACTGGTGGATTCGGCAGGGGATTACCCGCACGATCTCCAATGATTCTCGAACGATTCGGCTCCCAGTGCATATCGTTGAGAAACTGAATAAGCTGAAATCGGCGCAACGGGAACTCAAGCGGACTCTGCATCGCAACCCTACAGAATTGGAATTGGCAGAGGCGTTAGAAACGACCCCCGAACAACTGAGAACCCTGCAGCAACTCCATCGACGATCGCTCTCCCTGAACTACCGCATCGGAAAGGACGAGGATACGGAATTAGTGGATCTGTTGGAAGACGCAGAAACCCGCTCGCCGGAAGCTCAAATGAGTGAAACCATGCTGCGTCAGGAAATCTGGGACGTGCTAGGAGATGTGTTGACCGAGCGGGAGAAGGACATCATCAGCTTGCGCTACGGCCTCAGTTCCAACAAACCCTGCACTCTGGAAGAGGTTGGAGGATTATTTAATCTCTCCCGCGAACGAGTCAGACAGATTCAAAGTAAGGCCATGCGGAAACTGCGTCGGCCCCAGATTGCCGAACGCTTAAGAGGCTGGTTGGGCTAA
- a CDS encoding pentapeptide repeat-containing protein produces MDSGSILSVPPSQMTSDPSLQKLQALIQLVTESQTDDFFELAKLAGLRPKEDFSGADLKWVDLRSAQLAKANFINTNLSGANLTNANLEEARMIGAQLMSATLTGANLDYAKLVNSNLLGANLIGASLSSADLTRANLTQADLSHVDLGRANLTAAILERANLGEANLSHANLQRADLSRADLSGASFYGADLSNCDLRWANLSATNLVGATLTRAVFAENPGISKEEALALQRRGAIFYVY; encoded by the coding sequence ATGGACTCTGGCTCCATCCTATCTGTGCCTCCCTCTCAAATGACGAGCGACCCGTCTCTGCAAAAACTTCAAGCGCTAATTCAATTAGTCACAGAATCTCAGACTGACGACTTTTTTGAACTTGCAAAACTGGCTGGCTTGAGGCCCAAAGAAGATTTTTCGGGAGCCGATTTGAAGTGGGTGGACTTGCGATCGGCCCAACTTGCCAAAGCTAATTTCATTAACACCAATCTTTCTGGGGCCAACCTGACCAATGCCAACTTAGAAGAAGCCAGGATGATTGGTGCTCAACTTATGTCAGCCACACTGACAGGAGCAAATCTGGACTATGCCAAATTGGTCAATAGCAATTTGCTGGGAGCAAATCTGATTGGGGCTTCACTCAGTAGTGCTGACCTGACCCGTGCCAATTTGACTCAGGCTGATCTGAGCCATGTAGATTTAGGGCGGGCAAACCTGACCGCAGCGATATTGGAACGGGCAAATTTAGGGGAAGCGAACCTCAGCCATGCCAACTTGCAACGGGCTGATCTGTCCAGGGCTGACCTGAGCGGTGCCAGCTTCTATGGTGCAGATTTAAGTAACTGTGATTTGCGCTGGGCTAACTTAAGTGCAACGAATCTGGTAGGTGCGACCCTCACAAGAGCCGTATTTGCAGAAAATCCTGGGATCTCCAAAGAAGAGGCTTTAGCGCTTCAGCGAAGAGGGGCAATCTTTTACGTGTATTAA
- a CDS encoding PAS domain S-box protein, with product MKLQLTAQSWLTLGAIASVCGGSAIISSAATAYLITHSHLTHSPYDRWLLPTLLLALVLGSLAVAVWLLHTFILKYKLDEEKFRHIFAGAAIGIGLDSLDGTIVESNPALQTMLGYTREELAQMRFAEFTHPDDLAVDTELFSEMIAGNRDSYQIDKRHIRKDGELRWVRLTNSLVRYSNGDPKYTIAVAEDITQLKQAQESVTLYGDIVQRMQLGILVWQLQDLDDLTSFRLIECNPAACDILQVTVERQAFIGQNMATIFPELLDTAFPKLYAEVIRSGQVRDLGEMWFGDRSNPTRICTSKAFPLPNQCVGLIFEDITERKQAETALQQSEARFRVVAETASCAFLIYQGNHLRYVNPATEQITGYSYEELLQMPFWELAHPDYRDLVRQRGLARQRGESVPRRYEIKIVTKNGEERWVDVTGGTACLNGQPAALATAYDITERKQAEAQLQLAANRDRLMAEIALRIRSSLNLEEILQTTVAEVRQFLKADRVFVAYLDPEGGCRTIAESVDPQWKSMLGWEVDGRSATIIRELFTSDAVLAVNDIREIAQTPLLQEHYQRCQVKAGMGVPILLNGDLFGVLIVNQCSAPRRWQPFEVELLKRLGTQVEIAIQQGQLYQQLRAMATNLECQVEERTLELQQRMQELQNLNQVKDVLLHAVTHDLRTPVQGMLMVLNHLRDKGDEMISMPRSMLDRMIESSDRQLTLLNSLMENHTDTKPPLPCSYQPVYLHHLVENALAALAGKLTKNCSTVINQISTALPPVTVDPTKLQQVFEQLLLNAMQHNPPGRTVILNAIEIKSAQDTNHRCNRRNTPFLYCTVEDDGEGLQPDQCDRLFQLYVRGLDNRHLTGIGLGLHRCQQIISAHGGKIGVHSQPGRGSQFWFTLPLSRLPLDRP from the coding sequence ATGAAGCTTCAATTAACAGCTCAATCCTGGTTAACTTTGGGTGCGATCGCCAGTGTCTGTGGTGGTTCTGCAATCATTTCCAGTGCTGCCACTGCTTACCTGATCACGCACTCCCATCTAACTCATTCCCCTTACGATCGCTGGTTGTTGCCAACCTTGCTTCTGGCCCTTGTGCTGGGAAGTCTAGCCGTAGCAGTCTGGCTCTTGCATACCTTCATCCTGAAATACAAATTGGATGAGGAAAAGTTTCGACACATTTTTGCTGGAGCCGCGATCGGCATTGGGCTGGATAGTTTAGACGGCACGATCGTTGAAAGTAATCCGGCACTCCAGACCATGCTGGGTTACACCCGTGAAGAGCTTGCTCAGATGAGGTTTGCCGAATTTACCCATCCGGATGATTTGGCGGTGGATACCGAACTGTTTAGTGAAATGATTGCTGGAAATCGTGACTCGTATCAAATTGACAAGCGCCACATTCGCAAGGATGGAGAACTACGCTGGGTGCGCTTGACCAATTCCCTGGTGCGTTACTCCAATGGCGATCCGAAATACACGATCGCGGTGGCCGAAGACATTACCCAACTCAAGCAGGCTCAGGAAAGCGTCACCCTGTACGGAGATATTGTCCAACGGATGCAACTTGGGATCCTCGTCTGGCAGTTGCAGGATCTGGATGATCTCACCAGTTTCAGGCTGATTGAATGTAACCCTGCGGCCTGTGACATCTTACAAGTAACCGTAGAACGGCAGGCTTTCATCGGCCAGAATATGGCAACCATTTTTCCTGAGCTGCTAGACACCGCTTTTCCCAAGTTATATGCAGAGGTGATTCGGTCAGGACAGGTACGAGATTTAGGGGAAATGTGGTTTGGCGATCGGTCTAATCCTACTCGCATTTGTACCAGTAAAGCCTTTCCCCTTCCCAATCAATGTGTGGGACTCATTTTTGAAGACATTACGGAACGCAAACAAGCCGAAACTGCCTTGCAACAGAGTGAAGCCCGCTTCAGAGTCGTTGCCGAAACAGCTTCCTGTGCTTTTTTAATTTATCAGGGCAATCACCTCCGTTACGTGAATCCAGCAACGGAGCAGATTACTGGCTACTCTTATGAAGAATTACTGCAAATGCCTTTTTGGGAACTGGCTCATCCCGATTACCGTGATCTGGTGCGACAACGGGGATTAGCACGGCAGCGCGGGGAGTCAGTTCCTCGCCGCTATGAAATCAAGATTGTGACGAAAAATGGCGAAGAACGCTGGGTGGATGTCACGGGAGGCACAGCTTGCTTGAATGGACAACCCGCTGCCCTGGCTACCGCTTACGACATTACAGAACGGAAACAAGCTGAAGCTCAACTGCAACTGGCGGCGAATCGCGATCGCCTGATGGCTGAAATTGCATTACGGATTCGCAGTTCTCTCAATCTGGAAGAAATCTTGCAGACCACTGTTGCGGAGGTACGCCAGTTCTTAAAAGCCGATCGGGTATTTGTGGCCTACCTGGATCCGGAGGGTGGATGTCGGACAATCGCAGAATCAGTAGATCCCCAGTGGAAATCGATGTTGGGCTGGGAAGTGGATGGCCGATCGGCAACCATTATTCGGGAATTATTTACATCCGATGCGGTGTTGGCCGTGAATGACATTCGCGAGATCGCCCAAACTCCATTGCTTCAGGAGCACTATCAACGCTGTCAGGTCAAGGCAGGAATGGGCGTACCAATCCTGCTGAATGGCGATCTCTTTGGAGTCTTAATTGTCAATCAATGCTCAGCACCTCGACGATGGCAACCCTTTGAGGTGGAATTGTTGAAGCGGTTAGGCACGCAAGTGGAAATTGCCATTCAACAGGGACAACTGTATCAGCAGTTGAGAGCAATGGCGACCAATTTGGAGTGCCAGGTAGAAGAACGTACCCTGGAACTGCAGCAGCGAATGCAGGAGCTACAAAATCTCAACCAGGTGAAAGATGTCCTACTCCATGCTGTGACCCATGATCTGCGTACTCCTGTCCAGGGGATGTTGATGGTACTCAATCACCTACGGGATAAGGGAGATGAAATGATATCCATGCCGCGATCAATGCTGGATCGAATGATTGAAAGCAGCGATCGTCAACTGACTTTACTCAATTCCCTCATGGAAAACCACACAGATACGAAACCTCCTCTTCCCTGTAGCTATCAACCTGTATATCTGCATCATCTAGTAGAAAATGCGCTGGCGGCGCTGGCCGGCAAACTGACTAAAAATTGCTCCACTGTGATCAACCAGATTTCCACTGCTTTGCCCCCTGTAACGGTCGATCCCACCAAACTTCAACAGGTATTCGAGCAGTTATTATTGAACGCGATGCAACACAATCCGCCTGGACGCACCGTGATCCTGAATGCAATTGAGATCAAGTCTGCCCAGGATACCAATCACCGCTGTAACAGGCGCAACACACCCTTTCTTTACTGCACTGTTGAGGATGATGGAGAAGGGCTGCAGCCCGATCAATGCGATCGCCTGTTTCAACTGTATGTACGCGGATTGGATAATCGGCATTTAACAGGAATTGGCTTGGGACTTCACCGCTGTCAACAAATTATTAGCGCTCATGGTGGAAAAATAGGCGTTCATAGTCAGCCTGGACGCGGTTCCCAGTTTTGGTTTACCCTCCCACTCTCCCGCTTACCACTCGATCGCCCTTAA
- a CDS encoding DUF2157 domain-containing protein has product MASEKFRRQLRHESEQWWSEGLIDAALYEKLADRYQFDRLEKEASYRFVAILIGLGAVLLGLGAITFVAANWQVWPRAFKMLLLFSSFVGVNGVGFYLWRQPSTHGGQQRLGQGLLLLGALLLGANLGLMSQMFHQSGDWYELLLVWGLAVAAMAYSLQLTPLGVLALILVSLGYAVSWSGWSVWQEFSGTALVIQHLPLVVSLVFVPLAYWCRSRIIFGLSAIAIAIALTFNLKPWNAWSVGWILAIAFVLPAALLWGYSTDLWQIPARNRPRSSARPLPSGGATSVDPFQPIARSLALWFLSILFFIFAFRGWWVTSPTEAIARLQDWHWFPLIDAVVLGIVAALGWLQLKPQWRWGQIQERWINSGTIAAFLLVTALLFIAHTPLVQVSVLLVVAFNAMLFLLALGLIRDGLALAHRFTFWGGMVLLILGIISRTLEYDTGLLLKAIVFTVCGVGVIVAGLRFERKTHSPRSSLPHSS; this is encoded by the coding sequence ATGGCCTCAGAAAAATTTCGCCGCCAATTGCGCCACGAATCTGAACAATGGTGGTCTGAAGGGTTGATTGATGCAGCCCTATACGAAAAACTGGCCGATCGCTACCAGTTCGATCGCTTAGAAAAAGAAGCCAGTTATCGTTTCGTTGCGATTTTAATTGGCTTAGGAGCGGTTCTATTAGGACTGGGAGCCATTACCTTTGTTGCCGCTAACTGGCAGGTATGGCCCCGTGCCTTCAAAATGCTCCTATTGTTCAGTAGTTTTGTTGGTGTGAATGGGGTCGGGTTTTACCTCTGGCGCCAACCATCCACGCATGGCGGTCAGCAGCGACTGGGACAGGGGTTATTGCTGCTGGGTGCCTTGTTGCTGGGTGCCAATCTGGGGTTAATGTCCCAAATGTTTCACCAGAGCGGGGATTGGTATGAATTGCTGCTGGTGTGGGGATTGGCAGTCGCGGCAATGGCCTACAGTCTTCAACTCACACCTTTGGGGGTACTGGCTCTGATTCTGGTGTCTCTGGGATATGCCGTCAGTTGGTCTGGTTGGTCGGTCTGGCAGGAATTTTCAGGTACGGCTCTGGTGATCCAGCATTTACCATTAGTGGTCAGTCTGGTTTTTGTGCCTCTAGCTTACTGGTGTCGCTCGCGGATCATTTTTGGCCTCAGTGCGATCGCGATTGCCATAGCATTAACCTTTAATCTCAAACCCTGGAATGCCTGGAGTGTGGGATGGATTTTGGCGATCGCCTTTGTCTTACCTGCGGCCCTGTTGTGGGGCTATAGTACGGACTTGTGGCAAATTCCTGCCAGAAATCGGCCAAGGTCATCCGCTCGGCCTTTGCCCTCCGGTGGTGCCACTTCTGTTGATCCCTTTCAGCCGATCGCTCGCAGTTTAGCCCTCTGGTTTTTAAGTATTCTTTTCTTCATCTTTGCCTTTCGGGGATGGTGGGTCACCAGCCCGACTGAGGCGATCGCACGATTACAGGATTGGCATTGGTTCCCACTCATTGATGCTGTGGTATTGGGAATTGTGGCGGCTTTGGGCTGGCTCCAGTTGAAACCCCAATGGCGATGGGGACAAATTCAGGAACGGTGGATTAATAGTGGGACGATCGCGGCCTTTCTACTGGTTACGGCCCTGTTGTTTATTGCCCATACCCCTTTAGTGCAGGTGTCGGTACTGCTGGTAGTTGCCTTCAATGCCATGCTGTTCCTGCTGGCACTGGGGCTGATTCGTGATGGACTGGCTCTGGCTCACCGATTTACCTTTTGGGGTGGCATGGTGTTACTGATCCTGGGGATCATCAGCCGCACGCTGGAATATGACACCGGATTATTGCTGAAAGCGATCGTATTCACCGTTTGCGGTGTGGGCGTGATTGTTGCCGGACTCCGGTTTGAACGCAAAACCCACTCGCCACGCTCGTCCTTACCCCATTCCTCGTAG
- a CDS encoding GDYXXLXY domain-containing protein — translation MTSPPPLEPSVPALQPLPAQTQVAEKLPGWRFWLPLLFQSALILAIPAHSAYTYATGKTVALQTLPVDPYDLLRGYSQTLSYQISDSQTLSKLPGGNQIHSGSFYVVLEAPADTHAHPPAPWKPVRVSRDRPTNLPANQVALKGNWNAWRSIYGLETYYMPEDQREQVNQAIRQAQSQSPQAFVVEAKVDAAGNAVPVSLWVRDRNYRF, via the coding sequence ATGACATCCCCCCCTCCCCTTGAACCATCCGTTCCCGCTCTGCAACCCCTGCCAGCACAGACGCAGGTCGCTGAGAAATTACCTGGGTGGCGATTCTGGCTGCCGCTGTTGTTTCAATCAGCCTTAATTCTGGCAATTCCGGCGCACAGTGCTTATACCTATGCCACGGGTAAAACTGTTGCCTTGCAAACCCTGCCCGTTGATCCCTATGACTTGCTGCGGGGCTATTCCCAAACCTTGAGTTATCAAATTTCCGACTCTCAAACGTTGAGTAAACTCCCCGGTGGGAACCAAATTCATTCCGGTTCGTTTTATGTTGTGTTAGAAGCACCCGCCGATACCCATGCTCATCCTCCTGCTCCCTGGAAACCTGTGCGGGTCAGCCGCGATCGTCCAACCAATCTCCCTGCCAATCAGGTAGCTTTGAAGGGAAATTGGAATGCCTGGAGATCGATCTATGGCCTGGAAACCTACTATATGCCCGAAGATCAGCGAGAGCAGGTGAATCAAGCCATTCGGCAGGCCCAGTCCCAATCCCCGCAAGCCTTTGTGGTAGAAGCGAAAGTGGATGCAGCCGGAAATGCGGTTCCAGTCAGTCTCTGGGTGCGCGATCGCAATTACCGCTTCTAA